The region cagagtttctgtttgggatgataaaACAGTTGTGGAAATAAGAcgtagtgatggttacacaatatCGTGAAcatatttaatgccactgaattgtacacttaaaagtggttaaaatgggaaattttatgttgtatgtatTTTACTACTATAAAAAATGCAATCACCAATTCTATTAAGTGACACAGGAAAGCACGAACaatatgctaatttttttaatttacaaagtgtAAAAGCATGGACCATGTAgacttctctccagtgtgaagtTTCTGGAGCTGAGGAAACAGGGTCTGCGAGGACAAGCACCACAGTATATTCTGTGAGAATGTTCTCCGTGGGTCTGAGCAGAACCCCGCCAGGCACAGCAGTGCTGAGTTCTCTGTCTAGGGGGAGGCTACAGGAGCTTCTCCTTTTGCTCACCTTGTTCACTCAATTTCTCTAAAGCGAACATGCACTAGTTTGGGTTCAGGAAGAGTTTTAATTAGAAATGCCCTCTCACCTGTGACAGCACTATGCGGACATAAATAAAGGGGTGAGTGGGTCACGTGGAGGAGGTGCACAGCATACCTCACGGGCCCTTCTCCACCGTCATGTGGAGAAGTCTTCCCGGAGGTGAATCCTTTGATGCTGCGACATGTTGGAACTGTGCCGGAAGGCCTTCCCGCACTCACCACACTTGTagggcttctccccggtgtgAATCCTCCGGTGCTGGATGAGGTAGGTGCCCTGGCTGAAGGCTTTCTTGCAGTCAGCGCATTTGTACGGCTTCTCTCCGTGGTGTGACCTCTGATGGTGGATGAGCCTGGAACTGTTGTGGAAGGCCTTCCCGCACTCGCCGCACTTGTAGGGCTTCTCCCCCGTGTGGATCCTCTGGTGCTGGATGAGGTGTGTGCTCTGGCTGAAGACTTTGCCACAGTCATTACACTCATAGGGCTTCTCTCCCGTGTGGCTTCTCTGATGTTCCACAAGTTTGGTTTTTTGGATGAAGGCTTTCTCACACTCATTACATttatagggcttctctccagtgtgaattctttGATGCTGGATGAGGTTAGAACTTTGGGTAAAGCCTTTGCCACATTCGTTGCACTCAtatggcttctctccagtgtgagtccGGCGATGTCGGATAAGGATTGAGCCGTCACTGAATGCTTTCCCACAGTCGTTGCACTtgtagggcttctctccagtgtggattctctggTGGTAAATGAGGGAAGAGTAGGCGCTGAAGTGCTTCCCGCACTCACTGCACCTGTAGGGCTTCTCTCCGGTGTGGGTCCTCTGGTGCTTCATGAGGTTGGGCCTCTGGTTGAAGGTCTTCCCGCACTCGTCGCAGCGGTAGGGGATCTCCCCGGAGT is a window of Camelus ferus isolate YT-003-E chromosome 25, BCGSAC_Cfer_1.0, whole genome shotgun sequence DNA encoding:
- the ZNF34 gene encoding zinc finger protein 34 isoform X2, with translation MLETYRNLVSLGAGPTGPKPGVIAQLERGDEPWVLDLPGAEGSKQPRVRGSAHGTRTEYKELTSGEMLDGDLGQLRGTVLQGPELGEACGHIREREESLDRLVEQSSPRPVTLTNEERSLESWGSLRLRPDPIPDQRPHKCDVCEQSFEQRSYLNNHKRVHRSKETKTVHDSGEIFSANPAVKEYQNMPLGKKLHHCGCCGKAFRYSANLVKHQRLHSEEKPYKCDECGKAFRQSCEFLSHRRMHSGEIPYRCDECGKTFNQRPNLMKHQRTHTGEKPYRCSECGKHFSAYSSLIYHQRIHTGEKPYKCNDCGKAFSDGSILIRHRRTHTGEKPYECNECGKGFTQSSNLIQHQRIHTGEKPYKCNECEKAFIQKTKLVEHQRSHTGEKPYECNDCGKVFSQSTHLIQHQRIHTGEKPYKCGECGKAFHNSSRLIHHQRSHHGEKPYKCADCKKAFSQGTYLIQHRRIHTGEKPYKCGECGKAFRHSSNMSQHQRIHLREDFST